In a genomic window of Croceibacterium sp. TMG7-5b_MA50:
- the fmt gene encoding methionyl-tRNA formyltransferase, translated as MRTIFMGTPDFAVPTLDALVEAGHEVVAAYTQPPRPAGRGKAPRPSPVQLRAEALGIPVRSPRTLRDADAQAEFAALHAEVAVVVAYGLILPRPILAAPALGCVNVHGSLLPRWRGAAPIQRAILAGDPVTGITIMRMAEGLDTGPMLATARVPVQDKTSGELFAELAEVGAHLLVDTLADHAHWRAEDQDEREATYAAKIDKAEARIDWTKTAELLEREVRAFAPAPGAWFELDGDRIKVLAAHVVASNAAPGTVVDDELTIACGEASLRPAIVQRAGRPAMPVADFLRGRAVPFGTILR; from the coding sequence ATGCGCACGATCTTCATGGGTACCCCCGACTTCGCCGTGCCCACCCTGGATGCGCTGGTGGAGGCGGGGCACGAGGTGGTCGCCGCCTATACCCAGCCGCCCCGCCCTGCCGGCCGGGGCAAGGCGCCGCGCCCATCCCCGGTGCAGTTGCGGGCGGAGGCGCTCGGCATCCCGGTCCGCTCCCCACGTACCCTGCGCGATGCCGATGCGCAGGCGGAGTTCGCGGCCCTGCATGCGGAGGTCGCGGTGGTGGTCGCCTATGGCCTGATCCTGCCGCGCCCGATCCTGGCCGCGCCGGCGCTCGGCTGCGTGAACGTCCATGGCAGCCTGCTGCCACGCTGGCGGGGGGCGGCGCCAATCCAGCGTGCGATCCTGGCCGGCGATCCGGTGACCGGCATCACCATCATGCGCATGGCGGAAGGGCTGGATACCGGGCCGATGCTGGCGACCGCGCGCGTGCCGGTGCAAGACAAGACCAGTGGCGAGCTGTTCGCCGAGCTGGCGGAGGTCGGCGCGCACCTGCTGGTCGACACCCTGGCCGACCATGCGCACTGGCGGGCGGAGGACCAGGACGAACGCGAGGCGACCTACGCCGCCAAGATCGACAAGGCGGAGGCGCGGATCGACTGGACCAAGACAGCCGAGCTGCTGGAGCGCGAAGTGCGCGCCTTCGCGCCCGCGCCGGGCGCATGGTTCGAGCTGGACGGCGACCGGATCAAGGTGCTGGCCGCACATGTGGTCGCCAGCAATGCCGCCCCGGGCACGGTGGTGGATGACGAGCTGACGATCGCCTGCGGGGAGGCATCGCTGCGCCCCGCGATCGTGCAGCGCGCCGGCCGGCCGGCGATGCCGGTAGCCGATTTCCTGCGCGGCCGGGCCGTGCCGTTCGGCACCATCTTGCGCTAG
- the recR gene encoding recombination mediator RecR yields MASQEIEALAGALARLPGLGPRSARRAVLWLVKRRETALVQLADALEVMRRSLVECATCGNVDTVTPCAICADPRRDTRQLCVVEDVADLWALDRAHLFTGRYHVLGGRLSALEGVRPEDLSIGRLLERVSGGGIDEVVLAMNATLEGQTTAHYLAERLEGLPVRITQLAHGLPVGGELDYLDEGTLAQALRARRPVA; encoded by the coding sequence ATGGCATCGCAAGAGATCGAGGCGCTGGCGGGCGCACTGGCGCGTCTGCCGGGCCTTGGCCCGCGCTCCGCCCGCCGGGCCGTGCTGTGGCTGGTGAAACGGCGCGAAACCGCGCTGGTCCAGCTGGCCGACGCGCTGGAGGTGATGCGCCGCAGCCTGGTCGAATGCGCCACCTGCGGCAATGTCGATACCGTCACCCCTTGCGCCATCTGCGCCGATCCGCGCCGCGACACGCGCCAGCTTTGCGTGGTGGAGGATGTGGCCGATCTATGGGCGCTGGACCGGGCGCATCTGTTCACCGGCCGGTATCATGTGCTGGGCGGCCGGCTATCCGCGCTGGAGGGTGTACGCCCGGAGGATCTCAGCATCGGTCGCCTGCTGGAACGGGTATCCGGCGGCGGGATCGACGAGGTGGTGCTGGCGATGAACGCCACGCTGGAAGGGCAAACCACCGCGCACTACCTGGCGGAACGGCTGGAAGGATTGCCCGTCCGCATCACCCAGCTTGCCCATGGTCTGCCGGTCGGCGGGGAGCTCGACTATCTGGACGAAGGGACCCTGGCGCAGGCGTTGCGGGCGCGGCGCCCGGTCGCGTGA
- the truA gene encoding tRNA pseudouridine(38-40) synthase TruA, producing MTRFALTLEFDGGPFMGLQRQAHGPSVQQAVEEAVLRVTGEAALLHSAGRTDSGVHALAMRSHVDVAKDIAPFRLQEALNAVLRPQPVAVTACCVKPDDWHARFSCTGRSYLYRIANRRAPLTLERGHAWQIPRPLDAGAMHRAAQALVGSHDFTTFRSVHCQAASPLKSLDRLDVRRDGDWVLVEAAARSFLHHQVRSMVGTLALVGLGQWQEAQVAEVLAARDRTRLGLNAPAQGLYFVSASYPDDA from the coding sequence GTGACGCGCTTCGCCCTGACTCTGGAGTTCGATGGCGGTCCGTTCATGGGCCTGCAGCGGCAGGCGCATGGCCCCAGCGTGCAGCAGGCGGTGGAAGAGGCGGTGCTGCGGGTGACCGGCGAGGCGGCGTTGCTGCACAGCGCCGGGCGGACCGACAGCGGCGTCCACGCCCTTGCCATGCGCAGCCATGTGGACGTGGCAAAGGATATCGCCCCCTTCCGCCTGCAGGAGGCGCTGAATGCCGTGCTGCGGCCGCAGCCGGTGGCGGTGACCGCATGCTGCGTGAAACCGGACGACTGGCATGCGCGCTTCTCCTGCACCGGCCGGTCCTATCTTTATCGCATCGCCAATCGCCGGGCCCCGCTGACGCTGGAGCGCGGACACGCTTGGCAGATCCCGCGGCCGCTGGACGCCGGTGCCATGCATCGGGCGGCGCAGGCGCTGGTCGGCAGCCACGACTTCACCACCTTCCGATCGGTCCATTGCCAGGCGGCGAGCCCGCTGAAATCGCTCGACCGGCTGGATGTGCGGCGCGACGGGGATTGGGTGCTGGTGGAAGCGGCGGCGCGGTCGTTCCTGCACCATCAGGTGCGATCCATGGTGGGCACGCTGGCGCTGGTCGGCCTGGGCCAGTGGCAGGAGGCGCAGGTGGCCGAGGTGCTGGCCGCCCGCGACCGTACCCGGCTGGGGCTGAACGCCCCGGCGCAAGGGCTGTACTTCGTTAGCGCCAGCTACCCGGACGATGCTTGA
- a CDS encoding AAA family ATPase, translating to MNQLTSPESGTALPAPDVQVSVREVFGIDTDMTVPAFSRADERVPDADPTYVFDADTTLAILAGFAFNRRVMVQGYHGTGKSTHIEQVAARLNWPLIRINLDAHISRIDLIGRDAIVLRDGLQVTEFREGLLPWALQHPVALVFDEYDAGRPDVMFVIQRVLEAEGKLTLLDQNRVIRPHAGFRLFATANTVGLGDTSGLYHGTQAINQGQMDRWNIVVGLNYLPAETERAIVGGKTKLADKLVADMVRVADLSRQGFMSGDISTVMSPRTVITWAQNTEIFNDPALAFRLSFLNKCDDAEKMLVAEYYQRVFGTELPESVVARPTR from the coding sequence ATGAACCAGTTGACCAGTCCTGAATCCGGCACCGCGCTGCCGGCCCCCGATGTCCAAGTCAGCGTGCGGGAGGTGTTCGGCATCGACACCGACATGACCGTGCCGGCCTTCAGCCGGGCGGACGAGCGGGTGCCCGACGCCGACCCGACCTACGTGTTCGATGCGGACACTACGCTGGCGATCCTGGCGGGCTTCGCCTTTAATCGCCGCGTGATGGTGCAGGGCTATCACGGCACGGGCAAGTCGACCCACATCGAACAGGTCGCCGCCCGGCTGAACTGGCCGCTGATCCGCATTAACCTGGACGCGCATATCAGCCGTATCGACCTGATCGGGCGCGATGCCATCGTGCTGCGCGACGGGCTGCAGGTGACGGAATTCCGCGAAGGGCTGCTGCCTTGGGCGCTGCAGCACCCGGTGGCGCTGGTGTTTGACGAATATGATGCCGGGCGCCCCGACGTCATGTTCGTGATCCAGCGCGTGCTGGAGGCGGAGGGCAAGCTGACCCTGCTGGACCAGAACCGCGTGATCCGGCCGCATGCCGGCTTCCGCCTGTTCGCCACCGCCAACACGGTCGGCCTGGGTGACACCAGCGGGCTGTACCATGGCACCCAGGCAATCAACCAAGGTCAGATGGACCGGTGGAACATCGTCGTCGGGCTGAACTACCTGCCTGCGGAGACGGAGCGGGCGATCGTCGGCGGCAAGACGAAGCTGGCCGACAAGCTGGTGGCGGACATGGTTCGCGTTGCCGACCTCAGCCGGCAGGGGTTCATGAGCGGGGACATTTCTACCGTGATGAGCCCGCGCACCGTCATCACCTGGGCGCAGAATACGGAAATCTTCAACGATCCGGCACTCGCCTTCCGGCTCAGCTTCCTCAACAAGTGCGATGACGCCGAAAAGATGCTGGTGGCGGAATACTACCAACGCGTGTTCGGCACCGAACTGCCCGAAAGCGTGGTTGCCCGGCCGACCCGCTAA
- a CDS encoding SDR family oxidoreductase — translation MSPRLKPLAEQTIVITGATSGHGLSTARMAAAAGANVMLAARDEDALRSVVADILSIGGAAACTVTDVAVPADVERLAAATIARFGGFDTWINNAGSGAYGELTALSLADHRQVFETNYWGVVHGSLAAIGHLKDRPGGGALINVGSINSDMPSPILGAYNATKHAVKGFTDSLRIEVLAKGQPVAVTLIKPAAIGTPFPQHGRNITGRHAALPPPLYAPDVVARAILYAAQHNRRSMTVGGIGKLQVLAAQTFPNLFDRLAIPMTSVLARSGQPEPFEPGNLYAPQGRDGATEGQQRGRRLSTFSAAQRHPAAALALLGGMVAGGAWLSRRR, via the coding sequence GGCGCCAACGTCATGCTCGCCGCGCGAGACGAAGATGCGCTGCGCAGCGTGGTCGCCGATATCCTGTCCATCGGCGGCGCTGCCGCCTGCACCGTCACCGATGTGGCGGTGCCCGCCGATGTCGAGCGTCTCGCCGCGGCGACCATTGCGCGGTTCGGCGGGTTCGATACCTGGATCAACAATGCGGGGTCGGGCGCCTATGGCGAACTCACCGCATTGTCCCTGGCCGATCACCGGCAGGTGTTCGAAACCAATTACTGGGGTGTCGTCCACGGATCGCTGGCGGCGATTGGGCACCTGAAGGATCGCCCAGGCGGCGGGGCGCTGATCAATGTCGGGTCCATCAACAGCGACATGCCCTCCCCGATCCTGGGCGCCTACAACGCGACCAAGCATGCCGTTAAGGGGTTCACCGATTCACTCAGGATCGAGGTGCTGGCCAAGGGTCAGCCGGTGGCGGTCACGCTGATCAAGCCGGCGGCGATCGGCACCCCATTTCCGCAGCATGGCCGCAACATCACCGGGCGACACGCCGCCCTGCCCCCGCCGCTCTACGCGCCGGACGTGGTCGCGCGCGCCATCCTGTATGCGGCCCAGCATAACCGGCGGTCGATGACCGTGGGCGGCATCGGCAAGCTGCAGGTGCTGGCCGCGCAGACCTTTCCCAACCTGTTCGACCGGCTGGCCATCCCGATGACCAGCGTGCTGGCCCGGTCGGGACAGCCGGAGCCGTTCGAGCCCGGCAACCTCTACGCCCCGCAAGGCCGGGATGGTGCCACGGAAGGGCAGCAACGCGGCCGCCGGCTCAGCACCTTCAGTGCGGCGCAGCGTCACCCGGCCGCGGCGCTGGCCCTGCTGGGTGGAATGGTTGCGGGCGGCGCCTGGCTGAGCCGGCGCCGCTGA
- the def gene encoding peptide deformylase, which produces MAIREIVEVPDPRLKLVSQPVEAFDDGLRTLVADMFETMYDAHGIGLAAIQVGEPVRVMVIDLQEPDPDADPAECDDHGCGHDHRPTKKTPLTFINPEIVETSEETATYQEGCLSIPEIYGEVERPTRCRVRWQDLDGGSHEQWLDGLLATCMQHEMDHLNGILFIDHLSRLKRNMALKKLDKLRKAA; this is translated from the coding sequence ATGGCCATTCGTGAAATCGTGGAAGTGCCGGATCCCCGGCTGAAGCTCGTCTCCCAACCTGTGGAGGCGTTCGATGACGGGCTCCGCACCCTCGTCGCCGACATGTTCGAAACGATGTACGATGCGCACGGCATCGGCCTCGCGGCGATCCAGGTTGGCGAGCCGGTCCGGGTAATGGTGATCGACCTGCAGGAGCCGGACCCCGACGCAGACCCGGCCGAATGCGACGATCACGGCTGCGGCCATGACCATCGCCCTACCAAGAAGACGCCGCTGACCTTCATCAATCCGGAGATCGTGGAGACGAGCGAGGAGACCGCGACCTACCAGGAAGGCTGCCTCTCCATCCCCGAGATCTACGGCGAGGTGGAGCGGCCCACCCGCTGCCGCGTCCGCTGGCAGGACCTGGACGGCGGCAGCCACGAACAATGGCTCGACGGGCTGCTTGCGACGTGCATGCAGCACGAGATGGATCACCTGAACGGCATCCTGTTCATCGACCATCTCAGCCGGTTGAAGCGCAACATGGCCCTCAAGAAGCTGGACAAGCTGCGCAAGGCAGCCTGA
- a CDS encoding transglycosylase domain-containing protein, translated as MALWDRLTGRAARREETPEPWRDREDAPWSPLYGLDDDEDDWRAPPRPSAAAPVEAPPALSPQRTRGWWIRHGLAALLALLILVIAWLAVTAPLSKSLQPIVPPQITLLATDGTPIARNGANVDAPVTVADLPPHVVEAFLAIEDRRFYNHWGVDPWGIARAAWGNITTGRTQGGSTITQQLAKFTFLTSEQSLGRKGREALIAFWLEAWLTKDEILERYLSNAYFGDNAYGLRAASLHYFHRQPERLTPSQAAMLAGLLQAPSRYAPTKNYRLARERMATVVGAMVDAGYLTPAEAEALRAPRLDVRNGSTLPTGTYFADWALPQARRVATGGYARQTLVTTLDSRLQNAARRAVERAPLGRAQVALVAMRTSGEVVAMIGGRDYADSPFNRTTQARRQPGSTFKLFVYLAALEDGWEPEDPISNEPITEGSYRPGNAADNYSQFITLEDAFARSSNVAAVRLLGEVGSEQVIDLARELGVTSPLPEGDPSLALGTSTMTLMELTAAYAGVAGNSFPVQPRALPVEERGWLARLWAWLFDGKDSVGSDEHAAMEQMLRTAVNRGTGRAAMLRGANFGKTGTTQDSRDALFVGYSGDLVVGVWVGNDDNSPLPAGTGGGNVPARIWRDFMQQALGERSGPVRRRDAPAPNPSGPVQPLDLPAIGDLPLGGEGAPVLRLEDGAAVISGDVDGASIDLRLDGNGVSVSADEAPEPAPTP; from the coding sequence ATGGCATTGTGGGATCGGCTGACGGGCAGGGCGGCGCGGCGGGAAGAAACGCCGGAACCGTGGCGCGACCGGGAGGATGCGCCCTGGTCACCGCTCTATGGCCTGGACGATGACGAGGATGACTGGCGCGCACCTCCACGGCCATCCGCGGCCGCGCCGGTCGAAGCTCCGCCAGCGTTGTCGCCGCAGCGGACACGCGGCTGGTGGATCCGCCATGGCTTGGCGGCGCTGCTCGCGCTTCTGATCCTGGTCATCGCATGGCTGGCGGTAACCGCGCCGCTGTCCAAGAGCCTGCAGCCGATCGTGCCCCCGCAGATCACCCTGCTGGCAACCGACGGCACGCCGATCGCCCGCAATGGCGCCAATGTCGATGCGCCGGTCACCGTCGCCGACCTGCCGCCGCATGTGGTGGAAGCGTTCCTCGCGATCGAGGATCGCCGGTTCTACAATCACTGGGGCGTCGATCCGTGGGGCATCGCGCGCGCGGCGTGGGGGAACATAACCACCGGGCGCACGCAGGGCGGCAGCACCATCACGCAGCAACTTGCCAAGTTCACCTTCCTGACCTCCGAACAAAGCCTGGGACGCAAGGGGCGGGAGGCGCTGATCGCCTTCTGGCTGGAGGCCTGGCTGACCAAGGACGAGATCCTCGAACGGTATCTGTCCAACGCCTATTTCGGCGACAATGCTTACGGCCTCCGGGCGGCGAGCCTGCATTACTTCCACCGCCAGCCCGAACGCCTGACACCGTCGCAGGCGGCGATGCTGGCGGGCCTGCTGCAGGCGCCGTCCCGCTACGCGCCGACCAAGAACTATCGCCTCGCGCGGGAGCGGATGGCGACGGTCGTCGGCGCAATGGTCGACGCCGGGTACCTGACCCCGGCCGAGGCCGAGGCGTTGCGTGCCCCCCGCCTGGACGTCCGCAACGGCAGCACGCTGCCGACCGGCACCTACTTCGCCGATTGGGCGTTGCCGCAGGCGCGGCGTGTCGCCACGGGCGGCTATGCGCGGCAGACGCTGGTCACCACGCTGGACAGCCGCCTGCAAAACGCCGCCCGCCGCGCGGTCGAACGCGCGCCGCTCGGCCGTGCGCAGGTGGCGCTGGTGGCGATGCGCACCAGTGGCGAGGTGGTGGCGATGATCGGCGGGCGTGATTACGCTGACAGCCCGTTCAACCGCACCACCCAGGCGCGCCGCCAGCCCGGCTCCACCTTCAAGCTGTTCGTGTATCTCGCCGCGCTGGAGGACGGGTGGGAGCCGGAGGACCCGATCAGCAACGAGCCGATCACCGAAGGCAGCTACCGACCGGGCAACGCGGCGGACAACTATTCGCAGTTCATCACGCTGGAGGATGCCTTCGCCCGGTCCAGCAACGTCGCCGCCGTGCGCCTGCTGGGGGAGGTCGGGTCGGAACAGGTGATCGATCTCGCCCGCGAACTGGGCGTGACGTCTCCCCTGCCGGAAGGTGATCCCTCGCTGGCGCTCGGCACCTCCACCATGACGCTGATGGAGCTGACTGCCGCCTATGCCGGGGTCGCCGGCAACAGCTTCCCGGTGCAGCCCCGCGCCCTGCCGGTGGAGGAGCGTGGCTGGCTGGCGCGACTGTGGGCCTGGCTATTCGATGGCAAAGATAGCGTCGGCTCGGACGAACACGCCGCGATGGAACAGATGCTCCGCACGGCGGTCAATCGTGGGACGGGCCGCGCGGCCATGCTGCGCGGCGCGAACTTCGGCAAGACCGGCACCACGCAGGACAGCCGCGACGCCCTGTTCGTCGGCTATTCGGGCGACCTAGTGGTGGGCGTGTGGGTCGGCAATGACGATAACAGCCCGCTTCCCGCCGGCACCGGCGGCGGCAACGTGCCCGCCCGCATCTGGCGCGACTTCATGCAGCAGGCCCTGGGGGAACGGAGCGGGCCCGTCCGCCGCCGCGATGCCCCTGCACCGAACCCCAGTGGCCCGGTCCAGCCGCTCGACCTGCCCGCCATCGGCGATCTCCCGCTGGGTGGGGAGGGCGCCCCGGTGCTGCGGCTGGAGGATGGCGCGGCGGTGATCTCCGGCGATGTGGATGGCGCCTCGATCGACCTCCGGCTGGACGGCAACGGCGTCAGCGTCAGTGCCGATGAGGCGCCGGAGCCTGCGCCGACCCCCTAG